The Sagittula stellata E-37 sequence GCGCTGTCGAGATTGAGGTTAACGCCCCTTTGGGCGGCCTTAACCCTCACCACCCCTTCGGCGGAAGGGGAGCGGCAGATGTTGCCAAGACAGACAAAGAGGATACGCTGGGTCATGCGGCAACTATGCCGCGCGAAACCTTTGCGGACAAGTGCATGACACGGAACGGGAAAATCGTGATCCTCACCGGCGCGGGCCTGTCCGCCGAAAGCGGCCTGTCTACCTTTCGCGACGAGGGCGGCCTCTGGTCACAGCACCGGATCGAGGACGTCGCCACCCCGGAGGCCTTCGCCCGCAACCCGGATCTTGTGCAGGCCTTCTACAACGCACGCCGCGCCCAATCCCGCGCCGCCACCCCCAACGCCGCTCATGTCGCGTTGGCTCGGTTGCAGCGCGACCACGGCGGAGAGGTTGTCATCGTCACGCAGAACGTCGATGGCCTGCACGAAAAGGCCGGCGCTAAGGTCATCCACCTGCACGGCGCGCTTGATTCGGCGCTGTGCCACCTTTGCGATCACCGCTGGACCGCCCCCGAAACCATCGACAGCGCAACTCCATGCCCCGCCTGTGGACACCACAGCGCCCGGCCCGACGTCGTGTGGTTCGGCGAGATGCCGTACCACATGGAGGAGATCGCGGAACACCTTGAAAATGCCGACATCTTCGCCTCTATCGGCACGTCGGGCCAGGTCTATCCGGCCGCCGGGTTTTCCCAGCTTGCATCGGACTACGGGGCGGAGTGCATCGAGCTGAACCTGGAGCCCACGTCGCATGTCTTTCACCAGAGGCGCATCGGGCATGCCACCCAAACCATTCTAGCCTGGGTCGAAGAGCTTATCGGCGCATGAAAGGTGCGGGCGGCGGACGACCACCGCCCGGCAACCTCAGTTGCCCATCGACATGCCGTGGCCCGCGCCGTGGGTGCCGGCGTCCTGACGCTCCAGATCAACCGGGATGTCCACGACGACCTCGCCCGCCTTTTCGAAGGTCAGCGTGACGGTGACCGTGTCGCCCTGTGCCATCGGACGTGTCAACCCCATGAACATCACGTGATCGCCGCCACGAGCAAGCGCGTGATCGCCATTGGCGGGCACGGCAAAGCCTTCCTCGACGTGCATCATCTTCATGACGCCGTCACCCATGTCCTTATGGGTATGCAGTTCGACCCGGGCCGCGATGTCGGATGCAGCAGAAACGAGGCGGTCGTCCTCGGACCCCGTGTTGCGGATCACCATGAAGGCGGCGCCGGCCTTGGCTGTGGGGCTGGCCGCGCGGGCGTAGGCGTCCGCGACTTCGATGTCGGCGAATGCGGGGGAGGCAAGGGTCAGCGCAACCGCGCCCGCCAGAAGGGATTTCATCATTGTTCACTACCTTTTCATTTGATGTTGAGACGTGAAATCAAAGAAAAAGCGGTGGGCCCCGTGCGGTGGCCGACGGCCTTTCGGCATCTGCCAGCGCGGTGGCCTGGGGATCGCTCTCCACGGCCTGCCAGATGAACGACATCCCGCCCTGCGCCACCGCCAGACCGACCGAAGCAAACAGCGCCATCATGCCATCGTCGCAGAGGTGGACGTGACCGATGGCGCGCCCCTCGGCATCCACGGCGACCTCGACCACCGTCAGACCGCGACAGATCTCCATCGACCCGACCGGCGTTGCCTGCCCACGCGCCATGCCGGCCGCAAGACCGGTCATCGCCAGCACCACGATCAGCAGGGGGGCCAGAAGCCCGCGGGTCAGGGACATCGTCCGTGTCATGCGCGCCTTATAGCCGGGCGAAACAGGCGCGTCATGCAACAAAAGCAAACGGCCCCGGGTGTCACCACCCGAGGCCGCCGCAATCGTCCGTCGAAGGGATCAGGCGGTAACCTGTGCCTTCGCAATCTCTTTCTTGACCTTCAGGGCACGGTCCGACAGCTCGGTGTCCTTCGCCTTGGCCAGGAACTTGTCGAGACCACCGCGGTGGTCGACCGAACGCAGCGCGTGCGCGGATATGCGCAGCTTGACGCCACGGCCCAGAGTCTCCGACTGCAGGGTCACATCGTTCAGGTTCGGCAGGTAACGCCGCTTGGTCTTGTTGTTGGCATGGCTGACATTGTTGCCAACCATCGGGCCCTTACCGGTCAGTTCGCAAACACGCGACATCGTTTCGTCCTCATTGTCAGTCGGCCAGAGCCTTGCCAGCCCCAAACCGCGCCAATATCAAAGGGCGCCGCCCGTTTGAGGGAAGGCGCCCAGAATCTCGTTCTGCGGCTTCTAGGCATATGGAGCGGAGTCGTCAAGCCCTCTCGGTCAGGGCCTCTGCCTCGGCTTCGGCCCGTTGCGCCAGACCTTCGCGACCACGGTATCTGGCGATCTCGGCCAGGTGAAGCCAGTAGCTTTCGGACCGGCGCCGCACGTCGCGGTGCACCCTGCCGATTTCACGCGGATCGGCAAGCCCCTCGGCCAGATCGGTCTTCAGCCAGTCGAAACGCCCGCCTTGCCGGATCACCCGCGTCGCGGGGTGTCCGCCACACGGCAGCATGACCAGCGTCAGACGGGGGAAGAGTGCGCGAATCATCCGTCCGTGTTCGACGTCCATGCGCTTGAACGGGTCGACCAGCACCGCGCCGCGCATCTGCGTCCCGCGCCCCTCCAGCGTCCCGAGCGCCCCGTCCCAACCATCCGCCTCCCCCCGGTAGCGCCGGTCGAAGGGCACCACTTCCGGGTCGATCGACACCTGTGGAGAGATCGCCAGAATCCGGTCGATCCGAAGCGCGCGGGCAAAGCGCAGGGCGCCGTAGCCACCCATCGAGAACCCCATCGCAGCCACCTCGTCATAGCGTTCGACAAAGCGCGACAGGGCCGCTTCAAGCGCCTCGGTCTCGTCGTTGATGAACCAGTCGTTCTCGCGCGATTGGATGTGTAGATGCGCAAAGCTGCGGGTCACGAAGCCCATGACCGGGCGCGGCTCGTCGAAGGAACCCGGCGCGCCGACGCGTTGACGGAAACTGACGAACAGCTTCTTCCTCCGAGGCCGAAAGACCGTCGCCCTCAGACGGCCCCCATCGAACACCGGATGGGCCTTCATCGGTCCAGGTGGTCCTCCAGCATTTGCCGGGCGGCCAGACCCGGAGACAAGGTCCCCGCCGCGACCTGTGCCGCCAGGTCCGCCATAGCCTGCTTAGGCCCGGGGTCGCGCAGGCGTGCCAGCAGACCGTCGCGCACCTCCGCTTCGAACCAGAAACGCGCCTGCTCGGCGCGGCGTGCGTCGAAATGCCCGTTC is a genomic window containing:
- a CDS encoding Sir2 family NAD-dependent protein deacetylase, with product MTRNGKIVILTGAGLSAESGLSTFRDEGGLWSQHRIEDVATPEAFARNPDLVQAFYNARRAQSRAATPNAAHVALARLQRDHGGEVVIVTQNVDGLHEKAGAKVIHLHGALDSALCHLCDHRWTAPETIDSATPCPACGHHSARPDVVWFGEMPYHMEEIAEHLENADIFASIGTSGQVYPAAGFSQLASDYGAECIELNLEPTSHVFHQRRIGHATQTILAWVEELIGA
- a CDS encoding copper chaperone PCu(A)C, with product MMKSLLAGAVALTLASPAFADIEVADAYARAASPTAKAGAAFMVIRNTGSEDDRLVSAASDIAARVELHTHKDMGDGVMKMMHVEEGFAVPANGDHALARGGDHVMFMGLTRPMAQGDTVTVTLTFEKAGEVVVDIPVDLERQDAGTHGAGHGMSMGN
- the rpmB gene encoding 50S ribosomal protein L28, which produces MSRVCELTGKGPMVGNNVSHANNKTKRRYLPNLNDVTLQSETLGRGVKLRISAHALRSVDHRGGLDKFLAKAKDTELSDRALKVKKEIAKAQVTA
- a CDS encoding alpha/beta hydrolase; this translates as MKAHPVFDGGRLRATVFRPRRKKLFVSFRQRVGAPGSFDEPRPVMGFVTRSFAHLHIQSRENDWFINDETEALEAALSRFVERYDEVAAMGFSMGGYGALRFARALRIDRILAISPQVSIDPEVVPFDRRYRGEADGWDGALGTLEGRGTQMRGAVLVDPFKRMDVEHGRMIRALFPRLTLVMLPCGGHPATRVIRQGGRFDWLKTDLAEGLADPREIGRVHRDVRRRSESYWLHLAEIARYRGREGLAQRAEAEAEALTERA